A window of the Ipomoea triloba cultivar NCNSP0323 chromosome 14, ASM357664v1 genome harbors these coding sequences:
- the LOC116005122 gene encoding putative late blight resistance protein homolog R1B-17 codes for MIIETNNSTYSKSSSMAFAVVTSLLEIVEKQLLQPNSSLVLYSREMVVSLSKKLCFLQAFLEEFGAKTYNSEANRESLEAEILDVAIEAESKVESELGEVYVVANRGDCVVSACQKLHQTLQQVVKDFEGIEVKILMEKKNTNSLVIGSSPESSAQTYLTGSVGSITGNNTLEPENSGIVGFSKDIKKITYRLIRLPSVKRDVLTLVGLGGIGKTTLANMVYTYPSVSSYFRIRAWTVVSKEHNVKEMLVCLLGCIVPMTSEISNKDEAQLAGQLRKSLMGHRYLIVLDDVWTTAAWDAIRGCFPDNSNGSRILLTTRFTEVAVYTSGYIHAMKVQTQDDSWKLFSRKVFGLKQSVPQEYKSLGKRIIDGCYGLPLAIVAMAGLLATVKGSIEIWRDVAESLYAMDSADNRISRILSLSYNYLPTHLKACLLYFGVFREDSDIPVKKLISLWVAEGFLKSKKKYKSMEKLAESYLHDLINRSLVQANELSIDGKIKSCKVHDRLHEFCMREAKKENFLSVINENHAQEACRWISFQSRNWPITRASYENYTFHKIRSIIYSGNNDLYISKCRLVYPHLKLLRVLDLSLVKYSHNMPSGIADLIHLRYLALNTIGSLYKFRLFKLQNLQTLAICSWMEGYPLQLPFGILDLQQLRHLHLERKSSQCLPSLVRGNVLTLYWLRVGSLYEKPNFRVVPNLKELGIYVEGEMTPSCLESLVHLRRLEKLKFDMGRVERFYLPSGFPPNIKKLTFRYTFLPWEEMSIIGQLPNLEVLKLKDFAFCG; via the exons ATGATAATTGAGACAAACAACTCTACCTATTCTAAGAGTTCTTCCATGGCTTTTGCTGTGGTCACCTCTCTGCTAGAAATAGTAGAGAAACAGCTTTTGCAACCCAATTCTTCTCTGGTTCTTTACAGCAGAGAAATGGTTGTGTCTCTGTCCAAAAAGCTCTGTTTTCTGCAAGCCTTTCTGGAGGAATTCGGGGCGAAAACCTACAATTCGGAAGCTAATAGGGAAAGTTTGGAGGCAGAGATCTTAGATGTGGCTATTGAAGCAGAAAGCAAAGTGGAATCTGAGCTTGGAGAGGTTTATGTGGTGGCTAACAGGGGAGACTGTGTAGTTTCAGCTTGTCAAAAACTCCATCAAACCTTGCAGCAAGTAGTAAAAGACTTTGAGGGTATTGAAGTGAAGATCTtgatggagaaaaaaaataccaaTTCACTTGTTATTGGTTCATCACCAGAGAGTTCTGCACAGACTTACCTTACTGGTTCAGTAGGCAGTATTACAGGCAATAATACATTAGAGCCCGAGAATTCAGGGATTGTGGGATTCAGCAAAGACATAAAGAAGATCACTTACAGGCTGATTCGTCTCCCGAGTGTGAAACGGGATGTTCTCACACTCGTGGGACTGGGAGGCATCGGGAAAACAACGTTAGCCAACATGGTCTACACCTACCCATCCGTTTCCTCCTACTTTCGCATTCGAGCATGGACTGTTGTGTCTAAAGAGCATAATGTAAAAGAGATGCTCGTTTGCCTTTTGGGTTGTATTGTGCCGATGACTAGTGAAATCTCTAACAAAGACGAGGCACAGCTAGCAGGGCAATTACGCAAAAGTTTGATGGGTCACAGGTATTTAATTGTCTTAGACGACGTATGGACCACTGCAGCCTGGGATGCTATCCGAGGATGTTTCCCCGATAATTCTAATGGAAGTCGAATCCTATTAACCACTAGGTTCACTGAGGTTGCTGTATACACAAGTGGGTATATTCATGCCATGAAAGTCCAAACTCAAGATGATAGCTGGAAATTATTTTCCAGGAAGGTTTTTGGGCTAAAACAATCTGTTCCTCAAGAATACAAGTCACTTGGGAAGAGAATCATTGATGGTTGCTATGGATTACCTCTAGCAATTGTTGCCATGGCTGGGCTTTTAGCTACTGTGAAAGGGTCAATAGAAATATGGAGAGATGTTGCAGAAAGTTTGTATGCAATGGATAGTGCTGACAATAGAATTTCAAGAATACTCTCATTAAGTTACAACTATTTGCCAACTCACTTGAAAGCTTGTCTTCTTTATTTTGGAGTCTTTCGCGAAGACAGTGATATACCTGTTAAGAAGTTGATAAGCTTATGGGTTGCAGAGGGATTTCTAAAGTCGAAGAAGAAGTATAAGAGTATGGAGAAACTGGCAGAGAGCTACTTGCATGATCTTATTAATAGAAGTCTCGTTCAAGCTAATGAATTAAGTATTGATGGGAAAATCAAGTCGTGTAAGGTTCATGATCGGTTGCATgagttttgcatgagagaagcTAAAAAGGAGAACTTCTTGTCGGTCATCAATGAAAATCATGCTCAAGAAGCCTGTCGTTGGATAAGCTTTCAGTCAAGAAATTGGCCCATCACTCGAGCAAGTTATGAGAATTACACCTTCCATAAAATCCGTTCCATTATATACTCAGGTAATAATGATTTATACATTTCAAAATGTAGGTTGGTGTACCCACATTTGAAATTGTTAAGAGTATTGGATTTATCTTTAGTTAAATACTCCCACAACATGCCTAGTGGGATAGCGGATTTGATTCATTTGAGATACTTGGCTTTAAACACTATAGGCTCTCTTTACAAGTTTCGCTTGTTTAAGCTTCAGAATTTGCAAACTCTTGCTATTTGTTCATGGATGGAAGGGTATCCTTTGCAATTGCCATTTGGT AT attagatttACAACAATTAAGGCACTTGCATCTTGAAAGGAAATCTTCACAATGCCTCCCAAGTTTGGTTCGAGGAAATGTACTAACTCTTTATTGGTTGAGAGTTGGTAGCTTATACGAAAAACCAAACTTTAGAGTGGTTCCAAACTTAAAGGAACTCGGGATTTACGTTGAAGGTGAAATGACACCTAGTTGTCTGGAGAGTCTTGTCCATTTACGTCGACTTGAGAAGTTAAAATTTGACATGGGAAGAGTAGAACGCTTTTATCTCCCTAGCGGTTTTCCACCAAACATAAAGAAGTTGACATTTCGTTATACTTTTCTCCCTTGGGAGGAAATGAGTATAATTGGCCAATTACCCAACCTTGAAGTGCTTAAATTAAAAGATTTTGCCTTTTGTGGCTAA